One genomic segment of Nerophis lumbriciformis linkage group LG20, RoL_Nlum_v2.1, whole genome shotgun sequence includes these proteins:
- the adam9a gene encoding disintegrin and metalloproteinase domain-containing protein 9 has translation MAVRGRAKLFEVCCFLLLTTGSGHCRGSRQTQHLSSYQLTVPRPIGGRPRRDADGLPPNQASYVISVEGRDRVVHLERNQLLLPDDFTVFTYAHDGSLLTSAPVVKTHCHYRGFVEDMEGSSVAMSICNGLRGVMHLDNHSYAIEPLDSAPEQHLLYRLQDVTSQPRGCGTRHGDPAHNNTKHAQFKLQEIHQHSRVKRAVLHRTHYVELLLVVDNERYNAMNRNESAVREEMVDLASYIDSIYMQLNIRVVLVGLEIWTMQNLISTEGGAGEVLSRFTQWREKELLPRRRHDSAQLILKKSFGVTAGMAFVSTVCSRSHGGGINAFTHNNVAAFASIVAHELGHNLGMNHDDSRSCTCPSDACIMSAEAKKDATIFSSCSADDFEKMILLTGGSCLLNVPQPDEAYSAPYCGNRLVDFGEECDCGSQKECESDPCCEFKTCRLKPGAQCADGECCYNCQFRPGGTVCRSSTDECDLPEFCNGSSSLCQSDVFVQNGQACRKQQAFCYNGRCRHAEDQCRSIFGPKAKMAPEICFRDVNSKGDRFGNCGYQNYGYKKCESRNAMCGKLQCSNVQGVKVFGIDPSIISTPIGGAVCSGVDFMLGSDVPDPGMVNEGTKCGEDKVCLNFECRSADVLNFDCDVEKKCHGHGVCNNNKNCHCEDGWAPPFCQVKGYGGSVDSGPTWNDKDTSLRDGLLLFFFLLLPLAVLGVFLFLRREQLLRRFGRRARSQGYQPDGAASANPSRGPPPRAQPPSFARDNSNDILRDGRHGQLLPPHKVVETSSPAPSYSARPPPPPLKPKPPAASQPLVPQRPAPLPPV, from the exons ATGGCGGTGCGAGGAAGAGCGAAGCTGTTTGAAGTCTGCTGTTTTCTGCTTTTGACCACCGGAAGTGGCCATTGCCGAG GCTCCCGGCAGACTCAGCATTTGTCCTCCTACCAGCTGACCGTCCCTCGGCCAATCGGAGGCCGCCCGAGGAGGGACGCCGACGGTTTACCGCCCAATCAG GCGTCGTACGTGATCAGCGTGGAGGGCCGCGACCGCGTCGTCCATCTGGAGAGGAACCA gcTGCTGCTTCCTGATGACTTCACTGTCTTCACGTACGCGCATGACGGATCGCTGCTCACGTCTGCACCTGTtgtcaag ACGCACTGTCACTATCGGGGCTTCGTTGAGGACATGGAGGGCTCGTCCGTCGCCATGAGCATCTGCAACGGCCTCAG AGGTGTGATGCATCTGGACAACCACAGCTACGCCATCGAGCCGCTAGACTCCGCCCCCGAGCAGCACCTGCTGTACCGCCTACAGGACGTGACATCACAGCCACGAGGGTGTGGGACACGGCATGGAGACCCCGCCCACAACAACACCAAGCACGCTCAGTTCAAACTGCAAGAGATCCACCAGCACAGCAGG GTGAAGCGAGCCGTTCTCCATCGGACACACTATGTGGAACTACTGCTTGTTGTTGACAATGAAAGG TACAACGCCATGAACAGGAATGAGAGCGCAGTGAGGGAGGAGATGGTAGATCTGGCCAGCTACATTGACAgt ATCTACATGCAGCTGAACATCAGGGTGGTCCTGGTGGGTCTGGAGATCTGGACCATGCAGAACCTCATCAGCACGGAGGGAGGAGCCGGCGAGGTACTGAGCCGCTTCACCCAGTGGAGAGAGAAAGAACTGCTGCCTCGCCGCCGCCATGACTCAGCACAGCTCATCCT gAAGAAGAGTTTTGGGGTGACCGCAGGGATGGCGTTTGTCTCCACCGTGTGTTCCAGAAGTCACGGCGGCGGCATCAACGCG ttCACCCACAACAACGTCGCTGCCTTCGCCTCCATTGTGGCTCATGAGCTGGGTCACAACCTGGGCATGAACCACGACGACAGCCGCTCGTGCACGTGCCCCTCTGACGCCTGCATCATGAGCGCTGAAGCCaa GAAAGACGCCACCATCTTCAGCAGCTGCAGCGCCGACGACTTCGAGAAGATGATCCTGTTGACGGGGGGGTCGTGTCTACTGAACGTCCCGCAGCCCGACGAGGCGTACAGCGCCCCCTACTGCGGGAACAGACTGGTGGACTTTGGCGAGGAGTGTGACTGTGGATCGCAGAAG gagTGTGAGAGCGACCCCTGCTGTGAGTTCAAGACATGCAGACTCAAGCCAGGAGCTCAGTGTGCCGACGGAGAGTGCTGCTACAACTGTCAG TTCCGTCCAGGAGGCACCGTGTGTCGCTCCAGCACAGACGAGTGCGACCTGCCCGAGTTCTGTAACGGCTCGTCCTCGCTCTGTCAAAGTGACGTCTTCGTGCAG AACGGTCAGGCGTGCCGGAAGCAGCAGGCCTTCTGTTACAACGGCAGGTGTCGGCATGCTGAGGACCAGTGTCGGAGCATCTTCGGGCCCA AGGCCAAGATGGCCCCCGAGATCTGCTTCAGAGACGTCAACAGCAAAGGCGATCGCTTTGGAAACTGCGGCTACCAGAACTACGGCTACAAGAAGTGCGAGAGCAG AAACGCCATGTGCGGCAAGCTGCAGTGCTCCAACGTGCAGGGCGTGAAGGTGTTCGGCATCGACCCCTCCATCATCAGCACACCCATCGGCGGCGCCGTGTGTTCCGGCGTGGACTTCATGCTGGGATCAGACGTGCCGGACCCGGGCATGGTGAACGAGGGCACCAAGTGTGGCGAGGACAAG GTGTGTCTGAACTTTGAGTGTCGCAGCGCCGACGTCCTGAACTTTGACTGCGACGTGGAGAAGAAGTGTCACGGTCACGGG gtgtgcaacaacaacaagaactGTCATTGTGAGGACGGCTGGGCGCCGCCCTTCTGCCAGGTCAAAGGTTACGGGGGAAGCGTGGACAGCGGCCCCACCTGGAACG ACAAAGACACCTCGCTGAGGGACGGCCTGCTGCTcttcttcttcctgctccttcccCTCGCCGTGCTGGGAGTCTTCCTTTTCCTGCGCAGGGAGCAGCTGCTGCGCCGCTTCGGCCGCAGGGCGCGCTCGCAAGGATACCA GCCCGATGGCGCGGCGTCTGCCAATCCCAGTCGAGGACCGCCTCCCCGGGCTCAGCCGCCATCTTTCGCCCGGGACAACAGCAACGACATCCTGCGAGACGGG